A part of Streptococcus porcinus genomic DNA contains:
- the traF gene encoding conjugal transfer protein TraF produces MDYQEAVSHFTEVTIDQITDRINQKEKIILYIGRETCPYCRLFVPKLAQVSQDGGYEVSYLPSDNLVDFSAIQDFRARNHITTVPALLVASAERIEVVCDSSLSLDAIQSFIEKGSSK; encoded by the coding sequence ATGGATTATCAAGAAGCTGTCAGTCACTTTACTGAGGTCACTATTGATCAAATCACTGATAGAATTAATCAAAAAGAAAAAATAATTCTTTACATTGGACGAGAGACTTGTCCCTATTGTCGCCTTTTTGTGCCTAAATTAGCACAGGTTAGTCAAGATGGTGGATACGAGGTATCTTACTTGCCTAGTGATAACTTAGTTGACTTTTCTGCTATTCAAGATTTTCGTGCCAGAAATCACATTACTACTGTCCCTGCGCTCCTAGTAGCTAGCGCTGAAAGAATTGAAGTAGTGTGTGATTCTAGCTTATCACTAGATGCTATTCAGTCTTTTATTGAAAAAGGTAGTAGTAAATAA
- the yajC gene encoding preprotein translocase subunit YajC, producing MGFSTIIMFVVFIGLIFFMQRQQKKQAQERQNQMNALQKGDEVVTIGGMYAVVDEVDQVANKITLDVDGVYLPFELTAVKRVVTKADAEVEPAITAEEVVTPEVPETDLPVTEETVIQKQDEPAIKE from the coding sequence ATGGGATTTTCAACAATAATCATGTTTGTAGTCTTTATTGGTTTGATTTTTTTCATGCAACGCCAACAAAAGAAACAAGCTCAAGAACGCCAAAATCAAATGAATGCCTTACAAAAAGGAGATGAAGTGGTTACAATTGGAGGCATGTATGCAGTAGTTGACGAGGTCGACCAAGTAGCCAATAAAATCACTTTAGACGTAGATGGGGTTTATCTACCATTTGAGTTGACAGCAGTTAAGCGTGTTGTTACAAAAGCGGATGCAGAAGTGGAGCCAGCTATCACTGCTGAAGAAGTTGTCACACCAGAAGTGCCAGAAACTGACTTACCGGTTACTGAAGAGACAGTTATTCAAAAGCAAGATGAGCCGGCTATTAAAGAGTAA
- a CDS encoding isoprenyl transferase — MLRLKLKSKEVKLEKIPKHIGIIMDGNGRWAKKRLKPRVFGHKAGMDALQEVTLTASKYGVKVLTVYAFSTENWTRPQDEVKFIMNLPVEFFDKYVPELNKNNVRIQMIGETHRLPAETLNALKRAIETTRKNSGLVLNFALNYGGRAEITSAVRMIAQDVLDANLNPGDITEELIANYLMTDHLPYLYRNPDLIIRTSGELRLSNFLPWQSAYSEFYFTPVLWPDFKSAEFIKALEEYNRRHRRFGGV; from the coding sequence ATGTTACGCTTAAAATTAAAATCAAAAGAAGTTAAACTCGAAAAAATTCCTAAGCATATTGGGATTATCATGGATGGCAATGGTCGTTGGGCAAAAAAACGCTTAAAGCCACGTGTGTTTGGTCATAAGGCTGGTATGGATGCTCTACAAGAAGTAACTCTGACAGCATCAAAATATGGAGTGAAAGTCCTAACTGTTTATGCCTTTTCGACTGAGAATTGGACACGCCCGCAAGATGAAGTCAAATTTATTATGAATTTACCCGTTGAATTCTTTGACAAATATGTACCAGAACTCAATAAAAACAATGTGCGTATCCAAATGATTGGAGAAACACATCGTTTGCCAGCAGAGACTTTAAATGCTCTTAAGAGAGCTATCGAGACAACTCGAAAGAACTCGGGCTTGGTTCTTAATTTTGCCTTGAATTATGGCGGTCGTGCAGAAATTACAAGTGCTGTTCGAATGATTGCTCAAGATGTCCTTGATGCAAACTTAAACCCAGGTGATATCACTGAAGAATTGATAGCCAACTACCTTATGACAGATCATCTTCCTTACCTATACAGAAACCCTGATTTGATTATTAGAACAAGTGGTGAGTTGCGATTAAGTAATTTTTTACCTTGGCAATCAGCTTATAGTGAGTTTTATTTTACGCCTGTTTTATGGCCTGATTTTAAGAGCGCTGAGTTTATCAAAGCTTTAGAAGAGTACAATCGTCGTCACCGTCGTTTTGGTGGGGTTTAG
- a CDS encoding phosphatidate cytidylyltransferase — MKQRIIWGGIAAAVFLPFLIVGRLPFQLFVATLAMIAVSEMLRMKQLEIFSFEGILAMLAAFVLTVPMDHYLTFLPIDASFACFGLIVFFFLAGTVINSNHYSFEDAAFPIAASLYIGIGFQNLVNARISGIDKVLLALFIVWATDMGAYFIGRKFGRRKLLAKVSPNKTIEGSLGGIASALAVSFVFMLVDRTVYAPFHFLTMLVFVIFFSIFAQFGDLVESSIKRHFGVKDSGKLIPGHGGILDRFDSIIFVFPIMHLFGLF; from the coding sequence ATGAAACAACGTATTATCTGGGGCGGGATTGCTGCAGCCGTTTTTTTACCGTTTTTAATTGTTGGAAGGCTACCTTTTCAGCTGTTTGTTGCTACTTTAGCGATGATTGCAGTATCAGAAATGCTTCGCATGAAACAATTGGAGATCTTCTCGTTTGAAGGAATCTTGGCAATGTTGGCGGCATTTGTTTTGACTGTTCCAATGGATCATTATTTAACCTTTTTACCAATTGATGCTAGTTTTGCTTGCTTTGGGCTAATTGTTTTCTTCTTTTTAGCGGGAACGGTTATCAATAGCAATCATTATTCATTTGAAGATGCAGCTTTTCCCATTGCAGCTAGTTTGTATATTGGAATAGGCTTTCAAAATTTAGTGAATGCAAGAATATCGGGTATTGATAAGGTGCTACTTGCCTTGTTTATCGTCTGGGCAACAGACATGGGTGCTTATTTTATCGGTCGTAAATTTGGTCGTCGCAAATTGCTAGCTAAAGTATCACCAAATAAAACAATTGAAGGGAGCCTAGGTGGGATTGCTTCGGCTCTTGCTGTTTCTTTTGTCTTTATGCTCGTTGATCGTACTGTCTATGCACCTTTTCATTTCTTAACGATGTTAGTTTTTGTCATTTTCTTTTCTATTTTTGCACAATTTGGCGACCTTGTTGAAAGCTCAATTAAAAGACATTTTGGTGTCAAAGATTCTGGAAAATTAATCCCAGGTCATGGTGGTATTTTGGATCGTTTTGATTCAATAATCTTTGTCTTCCCAAT